One segment of Thermococcus sp. AM4 DNA contains the following:
- a CDS encoding SPFH domain-containing protein, with protein MGFATVALVTLGGFLLLLLLLGVKVIRPYQKGLVERLGKFNRILDPGIHFIIPFMERVKKVDMREHVIDVPPQEVICKDNVVVTVDAVVYYQILDPVKAVYNVSNFLMAIIKLAQTNLRAIIGEMELDETLSGRDIINARLREELDKITDRWGVKITRVEIQRIDPPKDIQEAMAKQMTAEREKRAMILLAEGKKEAAIREAEGQKQAAILKAEGEKQRQILIAEGQAQAIKKVLEALKMADEKYLTLQYIEKLPDLAKYGNLIVPYDTEALIGLLRVLQKVKDTPLPKPPEPPKEKESTGLKDEDVEKLKNMME; from the coding sequence ATGGGGTTTGCCACAGTTGCCCTAGTAACACTCGGCGGCTTTCTCCTTTTGCTGCTGCTCCTGGGAGTGAAGGTCATAAGGCCCTACCAGAAGGGTCTCGTTGAGAGGCTCGGAAAGTTCAACAGAATACTCGACCCGGGAATACACTTCATAATCCCCTTCATGGAGCGCGTCAAGAAGGTTGACATGCGCGAACACGTCATAGACGTCCCTCCCCAGGAGGTCATCTGTAAGGACAACGTCGTCGTTACGGTGGATGCGGTTGTCTACTACCAGATCCTCGATCCGGTCAAGGCCGTTTACAACGTGAGCAACTTCCTGATGGCGATAATCAAGCTCGCCCAGACCAACCTCCGTGCGATAATAGGCGAGATGGAACTCGACGAGACGCTGAGCGGAAGGGACATAATCAACGCCCGCCTTAGGGAAGAGCTCGACAAGATAACCGACCGCTGGGGTGTCAAGATAACCCGCGTTGAGATCCAGCGCATAGATCCACCGAAGGACATCCAGGAGGCAATGGCCAAGCAGATGACGGCGGAGAGGGAGAAGAGGGCCATGATACTCCTTGCAGAAGGTAAGAAGGAAGCCGCGATCAGGGAGGCGGAGGGACAGAAGCAGGCGGCCATACTGAAGGCCGAGGGTGAGAAGCAGAGGCAGATACTCATCGCGGAGGGCCAGGCCCAGGCCATAAAGAAGGTCCTCGAGGCCCTTAAGATGGCTGACGAGAAGTACCTGACGCTCCAGTACATCGAGAAGCTGCCCGACCTCGCCAAGTACGGAAACCTCATCGTGCCCTACGACACCGAGGCGCTCATAGGCCTCCTCCGCGTCCTCCAGAAGGTGAAGGACACGCCGCTTCCAAAGCCGCCGGAGCCACCGAAGGAGAAAGAAAGCACCGGGCTCAAGGACGAAGACGTTGAGAAGCTCAAGAACATGATGGAGTGA
- a CDS encoding phosphoadenosine phosphosulfate reductase family protein, giving the protein MGRPVFLGKAYINWCEKCNVPLIGDSCAVHGKESTFRLNITPPGDLRFAFEKDLEFIKSVFNEHFGVDVGEILDGKVVLLNKLPSEDEAYEIIVDGYVFGYVKFDPVKLSWRAGLKVEGAIALWKRFGKKMRKWVIVDKGAVEPIKNGANLLAVGVLDADPSIRVNDDVILVSEDGEVFATGIAKKDYEALIRGERGTGVKPKRQKGVNYREGRKATMEDVLRANAIALEEKVMKSREFMRRVASKYSDLPVAVAFSGGKDSLAVLGLALEEFGNDFTVFFNNTGIEFPETVEYVEKLRKELEPKGIKFVVADAGDAFWRALYVFSPPGRDYRWCCKVTKLGPITLAIKENYPKGVLMFVGQRKYESIKRFKQPRVWRNEWVPNEIGASPIFHWRAIEVWLYIFSRKLPYNPLYERGFDRIGCFLCPSASLAEFERLKREKPELWEKWRKALEHWRKRFGLPEEWITYGFWRWKKLSKGEKAIARKLGVDIPEERSWEPVKVKIEETGEGYELEFNTILNKKRLLQVAPILGEVSVEGDVVRAGEVEFFTGTRRAKAPDEREAISAYHLVKRAYECVGCGVCVGKCPEEALSIDPLSRKIVVDWNRCTHCRECMEVCPLLKIKNPEEGSQL; this is encoded by the coding sequence ATGGGGAGACCGGTTTTCCTCGGAAAGGCTTACATAAACTGGTGCGAGAAGTGCAACGTCCCGCTCATCGGCGATAGCTGTGCCGTTCACGGGAAGGAAAGCACCTTCAGGCTGAACATAACCCCTCCCGGCGATTTGAGGTTCGCCTTTGAGAAGGATTTGGAGTTCATAAAATCGGTCTTCAATGAGCACTTTGGCGTTGACGTTGGGGAGATCCTCGATGGAAAGGTCGTCCTCCTCAACAAGCTCCCGAGCGAAGATGAAGCCTACGAAATCATAGTTGACGGCTACGTCTTCGGCTACGTCAAGTTTGACCCCGTTAAACTGAGCTGGAGGGCCGGCCTGAAGGTTGAGGGCGCCATAGCGCTCTGGAAGCGCTTCGGAAAGAAGATGAGGAAGTGGGTTATAGTCGACAAAGGTGCCGTCGAGCCGATAAAGAACGGTGCGAACCTCCTGGCCGTTGGCGTTCTTGACGCTGACCCGAGCATAAGGGTGAACGACGACGTGATTCTCGTCTCGGAGGACGGCGAGGTCTTTGCGACGGGAATAGCGAAGAAGGACTACGAGGCCCTAATACGGGGCGAGCGCGGAACGGGGGTCAAGCCCAAGAGGCAGAAAGGCGTCAACTACCGCGAGGGAAGAAAGGCAACGATGGAGGACGTTCTCAGGGCGAACGCGATAGCGCTTGAGGAAAAAGTCATGAAAAGCAGGGAGTTCATGCGGAGGGTTGCCAGCAAATACTCAGACCTACCGGTGGCCGTTGCCTTCTCCGGCGGAAAGGACAGCCTGGCCGTTCTCGGGCTGGCCCTGGAGGAGTTCGGCAATGACTTTACGGTGTTCTTCAACAACACGGGAATCGAGTTTCCGGAAACGGTGGAGTACGTGGAGAAGCTGAGGAAGGAGCTTGAGCCGAAGGGTATAAAGTTCGTGGTTGCGGACGCTGGAGACGCCTTCTGGAGGGCGCTCTACGTTTTCTCACCGCCGGGTCGCGACTACCGCTGGTGCTGTAAGGTCACGAAGCTCGGTCCGATAACTCTGGCGATAAAGGAGAACTACCCGAAAGGAGTGCTCATGTTCGTCGGTCAGAGGAAGTACGAGAGCATAAAGAGGTTTAAGCAACCCCGCGTGTGGAGGAACGAGTGGGTGCCAAACGAGATAGGTGCGTCGCCGATATTCCACTGGCGCGCGATTGAGGTGTGGCTCTACATCTTCAGCAGGAAACTGCCCTACAACCCGCTCTACGAGAGGGGCTTCGACAGGATAGGCTGTTTCCTCTGCCCGAGCGCTTCGCTGGCTGAATTCGAGAGGCTCAAGAGGGAAAAGCCCGAGCTCTGGGAGAAGTGGAGAAAGGCCTTAGAGCACTGGAGGAAGCGCTTTGGCCTTCCGGAGGAGTGGATTACCTACGGCTTCTGGCGCTGGAAGAAGCTGAGCAAGGGTGAAAAGGCCATAGCGAGGAAGCTTGGCGTTGATATTCCCGAGGAGCGCTCCTGGGAGCCGGTTAAGGTTAAAATTGAAGAGACAGGCGAAGGCTATGAACTGGAGTTTAACACAATCCTCAACAAGAAGCGCCTCCTGCAGGTCGCGCCGATACTCGGCGAGGTGAGCGTTGAAGGGGATGTGGTAAGGGCTGGCGAGGTCGAGTTCTTCACGGGAACGAGGAGAGCCAAAGCCCCGGACGAGAGGGAAGCGATTAGCGCCTACCACCTCGTCAAGCGTGCCTACGAGTGCGTCGGCTGCGGCGTCTGCGTCGGCAAGTGTCCCGAGGAAGCTTTGAGCATAGACCCGCTCAGCAGGAAGATAGTTGTGGACTGGAACCGCTGTACGCACTGCAGGGAGTGTATGGAAGTCTGCCCGCTGTTGAAGATTAAGAACCCCGAGGAGGGAAGCCAGCTCTGA
- a CDS encoding 30S ribosomal protein S27ae, producing the protein MAKKKKTSQKWKLYEVKGGKVVRKNRFCPRCGPGVFMANHKDRWACGRCGYTEWKK; encoded by the coding sequence ATGGCCAAGAAGAAAAAGACCAGCCAGAAGTGGAAGCTCTACGAGGTTAAGGGTGGAAAGGTCGTCAGGAAGAACAGGTTCTGCCCGCGCTGCGGGCCCGGAGTCTTCATGGCCAACCACAAGGACCGCTGGGCCTGCGGAAGGTGCGGCTACACCGAGTGGAAGAAGTGA
- a CDS encoding 30S ribosomal protein S24e, giving the protein MEIKVTEIKENKLLGRKEIYFDIIHEGEPTPSREAVKGKLAAMLDLDPNTMVLQYIRSYFGSHVSKGYAKVYETRERMLYIEPDYILLRDGLIQKEEE; this is encoded by the coding sequence ATGGAGATTAAGGTGACCGAGATAAAGGAGAACAAGCTCCTCGGAAGAAAGGAGATATACTTCGACATCATCCACGAGGGCGAGCCTACCCCGAGCAGGGAAGCGGTGAAGGGCAAGCTCGCCGCGATGCTTGACCTCGACCCGAACACGATGGTTCTTCAGTACATCAGGAGCTACTTCGGAAGCCACGTTTCCAAGGGCTACGCCAAGGTCTACGAGACCAGGGAGAGGATGCTCTACATCGAGCCCGACTACATCCTCCTCCGCGATGGTCTGATCCAGAAGGAGGAAGAGTGA
- a CDS encoding DUF371 domain-containing protein — MRRGAGSTTSSPRNELVEIIRCRGHENVRATHRSTLEFTKEDYLTPRGDCIICIEADKGINDLSEEFKAALREGRKLLIKIRVGELVDEVVAWGSPGLILDHPHSIVVRKSEYIDARTLAIRANKAAKDIDRRLINRLRDPKTKAVIELRIL; from the coding sequence ATGAGGCGAGGTGCCGGGAGCACCACATCGTCCCCGAGGAATGAACTCGTCGAGATCATAAGATGCCGGGGCCACGAAAACGTTAGGGCAACCCACAGATCGACGCTGGAGTTCACGAAGGAAGACTACCTCACGCCCAGGGGTGACTGCATAATCTGCATCGAAGCCGACAAGGGAATAAACGACCTCAGTGAGGAGTTCAAAGCGGCTCTGAGGGAGGGGAGGAAGCTGCTCATAAAGATAAGGGTGGGAGAGCTCGTTGACGAGGTCGTCGCCTGGGGGAGCCCGGGGTTAATACTCGATCATCCCCACTCCATCGTCGTGAGGAAGAGCGAATACATCGACGCGAGAACGCTCGCAATAAGGGCCAACAAGGCGGCAAAGGACATAGACCGAAGACTGATAAACCGCCTTAGAGATCCCAAAACGAAGGCGGTAATCGAGCTGAGGATCCTCTGA
- a CDS encoding NfeD family protein produces MGIALAVSLLILGLLIILLDMMVTAFITPIGVAFATLGLLLGFGMNFTESFVIALIAAVVSYIIIGRYIRRDVEDVGRREGKYTFDLVGKRGKVVKVAEDHYLVELEGDRWIAFSDDELKVGDIVEVTAVDGVKLMVKRVER; encoded by the coding sequence ATGGGCATTGCCCTCGCCGTTTCCCTCTTGATTTTGGGCCTGCTGATAATCCTGCTCGACATGATGGTCACGGCCTTCATAACCCCCATAGGCGTGGCCTTCGCCACCCTCGGACTGCTCCTCGGGTTCGGCATGAACTTCACCGAGAGCTTCGTCATCGCGCTTATAGCCGCGGTGGTTTCCTACATAATAATCGGCCGGTACATACGGCGGGACGTGGAGGACGTTGGCAGGAGGGAGGGAAAGTACACCTTCGACCTCGTAGGAAAGCGGGGAAAGGTCGTCAAGGTCGCGGAGGATCACTACCTAGTCGAGCTCGAGGGGGACAGGTGGATCGCGTTCAGCGACGACGAACTCAAGGTTGGGGACATCGTGGAAGTTACAGCGGTGGACGGGGTTAAGCTCATGGTGAAACGGGTGGAGCGCTAA
- a CDS encoding HemK2/MTQ2 family protein methyltransferase, which yields MPLYYGLRILLDDSVYEPAEDTFLLAETVDVKPGEIALDIGTGTGIIALLMARKAKHVLGVDVNPKAIELARKNALLNGIENVKFRLSDLFENVEGEFDVVTFNAPYLPGEPEEPIDLALVGGETGREVIDRFIREVPDYLTENGRVYLVQSSITGIEETLEMFQKAGLRARVLAKRHLFFEDIVVVLAEKKK from the coding sequence ATGCCCCTTTATTACGGCCTCAGGATCCTGCTCGACGATAGCGTTTATGAACCTGCCGAGGATACCTTTCTCCTCGCCGAGACCGTTGATGTCAAGCCCGGTGAGATAGCCCTCGACATTGGCACGGGGACCGGGATTATAGCACTCCTCATGGCGCGGAAGGCTAAACACGTTCTTGGCGTTGATGTGAACCCTAAGGCAATAGAACTCGCCCGAAAGAACGCCCTGCTCAACGGAATTGAAAACGTGAAGTTTCGCCTGAGCGACCTCTTCGAGAACGTTGAGGGGGAATTCGACGTCGTAACCTTCAACGCCCCCTATCTTCCCGGTGAGCCTGAAGAGCCCATCGACCTGGCCCTTGTAGGAGGCGAAACGGGGAGGGAAGTGATAGACCGCTTTATACGGGAAGTTCCGGATTACCTGACCGAGAACGGTCGGGTATACCTCGTTCAGAGCTCCATAACAGGGATTGAGGAAACGCTGGAGATGTTCCAGAAAGCCGGTCTGAGAGCGAGGGTCCTCGCAAAGAGGCACCTCTTCTTTGAGGACATCGTTGTCGTTCTGGCGGAAAAGAAAAAGTAG
- a CDS encoding DNA-directed RNA polymerase: MYKLLKVKDVVRIPPRMFTMDPREAAKLVLRETYEGIYDRDEGVVLAVLDVEEVSEGVIVPGDGATYHEVVFNVLVWQPFMHEVVEGEVIDVAPYGAFVRIGPMDGLVHISQLMDDYVVFDEKNKQFLGKETKRILKLGDEVRARVIAISVKSRVIRENKIGLTMRQPGLGKFEWIEKEKRKAEEA; the protein is encoded by the coding sequence ATGTACAAGCTGCTGAAGGTTAAGGACGTCGTCAGGATTCCGCCCAGGATGTTCACGATGGATCCAAGGGAGGCGGCAAAGCTGGTCCTCCGCGAGACCTACGAGGGCATCTACGACAGGGACGAGGGCGTTGTGCTGGCCGTTCTCGACGTGGAGGAAGTGAGCGAGGGCGTCATCGTTCCGGGAGACGGGGCTACCTACCACGAGGTCGTCTTCAACGTTCTCGTGTGGCAGCCTTTCATGCACGAGGTTGTTGAGGGAGAGGTAATCGACGTGGCCCCGTACGGAGCCTTCGTCAGGATCGGCCCGATGGACGGCCTGGTCCACATCAGCCAGCTCATGGACGACTACGTCGTGTTCGATGAAAAGAACAAGCAGTTCCTCGGTAAGGAAACCAAGAGGATCCTCAAGCTCGGCGACGAGGTCAGGGCGAGGGTGATAGCGATAAGCGTCAAGAGCAGGGTCATAAGGGAGAACAAGATAGGCCTAACAATGCGCCAGCCGGGTCTCGGAAAGTTCGAGTGGATTGAGAAGGAGAAGAGAAAGGCAGAGGAGGCGTGA
- a CDS encoding thymidine kinase → MHPGGFLEVITGPMFAGKTTELIKRIERQAFARRKVALFKPSIDTRYSTEEVVAHNGLRYEAFVVPTNGDGVASIMETTIREKYEVIGVDEVQFFPMEIVEVLDKLADDGVYVIASGLNLDFKGDPFPVMKELLVRADNIVYLTAVCTVCGRPATRSQRLIDGKPAPRNSPVILVGGRESYEARCREHHIVPEE, encoded by the coding sequence ATGCATCCGGGTGGCTTCTTAGAGGTAATAACCGGCCCGATGTTCGCGGGTAAAACCACCGAGCTCATAAAGAGGATCGAGAGGCAGGCCTTCGCCAGGAGGAAGGTTGCCCTCTTCAAGCCCTCGATAGACACCCGCTATTCTACTGAGGAAGTCGTTGCCCACAACGGGCTTCGCTACGAGGCCTTCGTCGTGCCCACCAACGGGGACGGAGTGGCGAGCATAATGGAAACGACGATTCGTGAGAAGTACGAGGTAATCGGCGTCGATGAGGTTCAGTTCTTTCCGATGGAGATCGTTGAAGTGCTCGACAAACTTGCGGACGATGGCGTTTACGTCATAGCGAGCGGCCTCAACCTCGACTTTAAAGGGGATCCCTTCCCCGTAATGAAAGAGCTCCTCGTGAGGGCAGACAACATAGTCTACCTGACGGCGGTGTGCACGGTCTGCGGAAGGCCGGCAACCAGAAGCCAGAGGCTCATCGACGGAAAGCCCGCGCCGAGGAACTCGCCGGTTATCCTCGTCGGCGGGAGGGAGAGCTATGAGGCGAGGTGCCGGGAGCACCACATCGTCCCCGAGGAATGA
- a CDS encoding TIGR00703 family protein, with translation MLEGYYIVENTGIVPAERRFKFKDLKAWGYDLHLGTIDGKEAYFVSRTGTREEGETYTQDGREYHISETQKEIPKNARLLARIVIERGQPYLEFWLDTEEANYPLAKEDPRLILHRFWTAKKFNQLEKHVGSVGLTTDFFKDRVFIKSLPLPFEEYPPKVRRVLREVRDVHRDLTGFGRFVFQYYGEEDKTHNYRLWWLLPTIHLFDVEVSNEVDKVLAMLD, from the coding sequence ATGCTCGAGGGCTACTACATAGTCGAGAACACCGGAATAGTCCCGGCCGAGAGGAGGTTCAAGTTCAAGGATCTGAAGGCGTGGGGCTACGATCTACATCTCGGAACCATAGACGGAAAGGAGGCCTACTTCGTCTCAAGAACCGGAACTAGGGAAGAGGGCGAGACCTACACTCAGGACGGCAGGGAGTACCACATCAGCGAGACCCAGAAGGAGATACCGAAGAACGCGAGGTTGCTTGCAAGAATCGTTATAGAGCGCGGCCAGCCCTACCTTGAGTTCTGGCTCGATACGGAGGAAGCCAACTACCCGCTCGCCAAGGAGGACCCGAGGCTAATCCTGCACCGCTTCTGGACGGCCAAGAAGTTCAACCAGCTCGAGAAGCACGTTGGCAGCGTCGGCCTGACGACGGACTTCTTCAAGGACAGGGTTTTCATCAAGAGCCTTCCTCTGCCCTTCGAGGAGTACCCGCCGAAGGTGAGGAGGGTTCTGAGGGAGGTCAGGGACGTTCACAGAGATTTGACCGGCTTTGGAAGGTTCGTCTTCCAGTACTACGGTGAGGAAGACAAGACCCACAATTACCGCCTCTGGTGGCTCCTGCCCACGATACACCTCTTCGACGTGGAGGTCTCGAACGAGGTCGATAAGGTCCTCGCAATGCTCGACTGA
- a CDS encoding ATP-binding protein encodes MEVLEEVIGEFHEFGVPEVRERELSLPTDVDVAVSVYGLRRTGKTHLLYLTMKKLIGNGLPIQRIFYMNFEDERLAGLSAGDLSAIVQLYYKHNPNADVMYLFLDEVQVVEGWERFVRRLIEGKRAKVFITGSSSKLLSKEIASSLRGRTLSFQLFPLSFREFLGFKGFEPEKPLTERRRGILLRLLEEYVEYGGFPGIVDYSPPLKIRTLQEYLDLIVYRDLVERYGVGKVSALKALIRVLARNFARKASIRKLHSLVSSTGVKVSRPTLAEYLAYLEDIGFVLPVRKYHPSDVESLRSQPKLYIVDIGFATALGVEDTGYRIENIVAIELLRRKHYFEPRLEVHYWEDGRGEVDFVVSLGGKVKELIQVSYALDEPQTRERELRALLRASEALHCRNLTVVTWGEEGVEEIGGKRIRFIPLWRWLLGVYR; translated from the coding sequence ATGGAGGTCCTTGAGGAAGTCATAGGCGAGTTTCACGAGTTCGGGGTTCCTGAGGTCAGGGAAAGGGAACTTAGCCTCCCCACAGATGTGGATGTCGCGGTCTCTGTTTACGGTCTTCGAAGGACTGGAAAAACTCATCTCCTTTATTTGACCATGAAGAAGCTAATCGGGAACGGCCTGCCAATCCAGAGGATTTTTTACATGAACTTCGAGGATGAAAGACTCGCCGGGCTCTCGGCTGGAGACTTATCGGCCATAGTCCAGCTCTACTATAAGCACAACCCCAATGCGGACGTGATGTACCTCTTCCTCGACGAGGTTCAAGTCGTTGAGGGCTGGGAGAGATTCGTGAGGCGTTTGATTGAGGGAAAGAGGGCAAAGGTTTTCATAACGGGCTCGTCCTCAAAACTGCTCTCCAAAGAGATAGCGAGTTCCCTTCGGGGAAGGACGCTGAGCTTTCAGCTGTTTCCGCTCTCGTTCCGTGAGTTTCTGGGGTTCAAAGGATTCGAGCCGGAAAAGCCCCTAACCGAGAGGAGACGTGGAATTCTCCTGCGCCTTCTTGAGGAGTACGTCGAGTATGGCGGTTTTCCGGGAATCGTGGACTATTCGCCCCCTCTGAAGATTAGAACCCTGCAGGAGTACCTCGACCTGATAGTTTACAGGGACCTCGTTGAGCGCTACGGGGTGGGGAAGGTCTCAGCTTTGAAGGCCCTGATAAGGGTTCTGGCCAGGAACTTCGCGAGAAAGGCTTCAATCAGGAAGCTCCACTCCCTCGTCTCTTCAACTGGCGTTAAGGTCAGCAGGCCGACACTTGCTGAGTACCTCGCCTACCTTGAGGACATCGGCTTCGTTCTCCCTGTCAGAAAATACCATCCGAGCGACGTTGAGTCATTGAGAAGCCAGCCGAAGCTCTACATAGTAGATATTGGCTTCGCAACGGCCCTTGGAGTCGAAGACACCGGTTACAGGATTGAGAACATCGTCGCCATCGAGCTCCTGAGGAGAAAGCACTACTTCGAGCCGAGGCTTGAGGTTCATTACTGGGAAGATGGGAGGGGAGAGGTGGACTTCGTGGTTTCGCTTGGGGGGAAGGTTAAGGAATTGATACAGGTCAGCTATGCCCTTGATGAACCTCAAACCCGTGAGAGGGAACTCCGGGCACTCCTAAGGGCATCAGAGGCACTCCACTGTCGGAATCTGACGGTCGTAACGTGGGGGGAAGAAGGGGTTGAGGAAATCGGCGGAAAGAGGATTCGCTTTATCCCCCTCTGGCGGTGGCTCCTCGGGGTATACCGATAG
- the spt4 gene encoding transcription elongation factor subunit Spt4: MVKERACRHCHYITTEDRCPVCGSRDLSDEWFDLVIIIDPEKSRIAKKLGATVPGKYAIRVR; this comes from the coding sequence ATGGTCAAGGAGAGGGCCTGCAGGCACTGCCACTACATAACGACCGAGGACCGCTGTCCCGTCTGCGGGAGCAGGGATCTCAGCGATGAGTGGTTCGACCTCGTCATAATCATAGACCCCGAGAAGAGCAGAATAGCAAAGAAGCTCGGTGCAACCGTGCCCGGCAAATACGCAATCCGTGTGAGATGA
- a CDS encoding DUF835 domain-containing protein yields the protein MVKVAALIAGLVSLLVYSVLLVMAYLYSRRIVAPLSRKFSVNVILSGILAVIASVVVIVDAVTGKALWWLEAALFLVSYVLLMVSAIHYLRLSSRVLHESGKGEEGGEQSPLVGGFSVTPEELPKLGPLCGMFKTRIYIGRSQNPTVCDFDRRIWLSRIEAPDSVDPSKLHVILESVIRTISEGGGSGLVLLDGLEFLLLHNDFRSVVKFLASLKDYMLLSNSAVVVVLDEETLGKREISVIRREFPPLEIERLLSSLEKHALFGALSREDLEG from the coding sequence GTGGTTAAGGTGGCCGCTCTGATCGCTGGTCTTGTATCCCTGCTGGTGTATTCTGTTCTCTTGGTCATGGCTTACCTCTACTCAAGGAGGATCGTGGCACCTCTATCCAGGAAGTTCTCCGTGAACGTCATTCTTTCCGGAATCCTCGCGGTGATTGCAAGCGTTGTCGTCATAGTCGATGCCGTAACTGGCAAGGCTCTCTGGTGGCTTGAGGCTGCCCTGTTCCTCGTTTCTTACGTCCTCCTCATGGTGTCGGCGATCCATTACCTTCGCCTCTCTTCCCGGGTTCTTCACGAGTCCGGGAAAGGGGAGGAGGGAGGTGAGCAGAGCCCCCTCGTTGGCGGCTTCAGTGTCACCCCCGAGGAGCTTCCAAAGCTCGGCCCCCTCTGCGGGATGTTTAAGACCCGGATCTACATAGGCAGATCTCAGAACCCCACGGTGTGCGACTTTGACAGGCGCATATGGCTGAGCCGAATCGAGGCTCCGGATTCCGTTGATCCATCGAAGCTTCACGTTATCCTCGAATCCGTTATAAGGACGATCTCCGAGGGCGGTGGAAGCGGGCTCGTTCTCCTCGACGGGCTGGAGTTCCTGCTCCTTCACAACGACTTCAGGAGCGTCGTTAAGTTCCTCGCCTCCCTCAAGGACTACATGCTCCTCTCGAACTCCGCCGTTGTCGTGGTTCTCGATGAGGAAACCCTTGGAAAGAGGGAGATCTCGGTCATCAGAAGGGAGTTCCCGCCCCTTGAAATCGAAAGGCTCCTCTCAAGCCTTGAAAAGCACGCCCTCTTCGGGGCCCTTTCGAGGGAGGATCTGGAGGGATGA
- a CDS encoding GTP-dependent dephospho-CoA kinase, whose protein sequence is MCDDFYFYLPPALRDELKEPLGELVRGEIPEPYLRVLPLLREAPFLITVGDVVTENVIRLGVYPSVAIYDHRTKRKAYNPSVGSEAVFLTVKNPPGTITKALLNAVRKGVEIAGRGRRVHIKVNGEEDLAAIPAVLYAPLGSMVLYGQPDEGVVLIKVTPECKRRCARILAKMEVVRDGD, encoded by the coding sequence ATGTGCGACGACTTCTACTTTTACCTGCCCCCCGCCTTACGGGACGAGCTCAAAGAGCCCTTAGGAGAACTGGTTAGGGGGGAGATTCCGGAGCCCTACCTCAGGGTTCTACCCCTCCTTCGGGAGGCGCCCTTTCTGATAACCGTCGGCGACGTCGTGACCGAAAACGTCATCAGGCTCGGGGTGTATCCATCGGTGGCCATATACGACCACCGGACAAAGAGAAAAGCCTACAATCCCTCCGTCGGCTCCGAGGCCGTGTTTTTGACCGTCAAGAACCCTCCTGGAACCATAACGAAAGCTTTATTAAACGCCGTCAGAAAGGGAGTCGAGATCGCCGGCAGGGGAAGGAGGGTCCATATCAAGGTCAACGGCGAGGAAGACCTCGCGGCGATCCCTGCGGTGCTCTACGCCCCCCTCGGCTCGATGGTGCTCTACGGCCAGCCCGACGAGGGGGTAGTGCTTATAAAGGTAACACCCGAATGCAAGCGCAGGTGCGCGCGAATCTTAGCGAAGATGGAGGTGGTTCGTGATGGAGATTAA